One region of Etheostoma spectabile isolate EspeVRDwgs_2016 chromosome 21, UIUC_Espe_1.0, whole genome shotgun sequence genomic DNA includes:
- the tdrd1 gene encoding LOW QUALITY PROTEIN: tudor domain-containing protein 1 (The sequence of the model RefSeq protein was modified relative to this genomic sequence to represent the inferred CDS: inserted 1 base in 1 codon) yields MCNTXYLRHQHVHSVAAMYRSFSPNLVRPNQPLRKPSSTPVALISTLASPRLPTVPNATPVRPASGAIGDGISRDQSAVLGSIPPALTVYFCNFCGQQGNFRCKRCKKTPYCSVVCQTEDWKAHRHMCKSIDLEPEKETTKETTVSLVTGDRAGLVESKHGDASSLQRVYLKDLHITKIIKGTDIQATVVEFYSPGRFFLLAQSPELLEALQYISTELQKTNSCPSMRTYVPHVGEVCAVQFSCDLNWYRGLVQTLAADQKTANILYIDFGNEEHVPVDRIKPLAANIQPYCPCAMECHIAGVVPVTGNWSGECRVSVKQLLVGKIVTVRLVESLENGRIHAVDILLSMGKKLSTFLLEQGYAAEETVNETPTLQEINAMVSASLDNFMRLSDGKDDNTWAQPPEPLKLAVGDSFSVVVTHLQSPNEIIVQKVENAGVIQELQLKLREHCCQAPAPQNFRPAPGTVCCAQFSEDKQWYRAKVLAYASEERVCVGYLDFGNSEEVDLGNLQPINTLLLALPMQAMACGLAGVQPVGESWSEDCLLALQRRVSNRILRLKIQGAHEGKALVAMIDEASDPQANVAELLISAGFAAPAPVPTSSDQQADKTATAAAEPPGVPAPACEPLVWSFSELPCDGQTVALLASVVENPQEFYCRIDNPTDHQRLIELGAELKQHCAAEASPFVPKVGEPCCAMFPGNKEWYRAIVNELSRDVSVNFVDYGYSMKVGKDQIRSITPRLLMLPFQAIRCWLTGVEPLGSEWSSEALLWFQSLVDGKQLSARVLCATEQGYGIELESKGQNVAAALISEQLAKVPGAVPKETHATTGSEQKHQENIQGNENSQMPVQASDQTGTSSKKIPSEAPSFPVDWKTVELPLNDTFQPCIAAFTSPSLFYLLVPSQVDQQKLQEVMMELVAYCSNIRASLSSTVLSRPVPGAACCAQFSADNNWYRAVVLEVGENEMSVIYADYGNSEKVPFSRVLPITKHLLQLPFQITRCTLTGKEHFPAELPEEVLQMFQSQLLNGVLATVQSFDDSVNVLSLTLPTERGGGNLSTMILDTLQNQASSKPCSPTTRKADQTDSSTSTASPTVVPDCPPPMVIPETQKGLKHTTATTGITIIPEQEPQTTQQKTNTSAEDPVQKIIAQMEPPCKIDPQAPGCCCQNLMTKIDHLEHLVQLQLSLIKQLVGQTK; encoded by the exons atgtgcaaca CTTACCTTCGCCACCAACACGTGCATTCAG TTGCCGCCATGTACCGCTCGTTTTCTCCAAACCTGGTTCGACCTAACCAGCCCTTGAGGAAACCATCATCGACCCCCGTGGCTCTTATTAGCACATTGGCTTCTCCAAGACTTCCCACCGTGCCCAATGCGACACCTGTGCGCCCAGCGTCAGGCGCCATTGGAGACG gaATCAGCAGGGATCAATCTGCA GTGTTAGGATCCATACCACCAGCACTGACTGTATACTTCTGCAACTTCTGTGGTCAGCAAG GAAATTTTCGGTGCAAGCGCTGCAAGAAGACTCCTTACTGCTCTGTGGTGTGTCAGACAGAAGACTGgaaggcacacagacacatgtgcAAATCCATTGATCTAGAACCTGAAAA agaGACAACTAAGGAAACTACAGTTTCGCTGGTGACAGGAGACAGAGCTGGCCTGGTTGAGTCTAAG CACGGCGATGCATCCAGCCTCCAGAGGGTCTATTTGAAGGACTTGCATATAACTAAAATCATTAAGGGAACAGACATCCAG GCAACTGTTGTAGAGTTCTACAGCCCTGGCAGGTTTTTTCTCCTTGCCCAAAGTCCTGAGTTGCTGGAAGCTCTGCAATACATCAGCACAGAGCTTCAGAAAACTAACAGCTGCCCATCAATGAGGACATATGTACCACATGTTGGTGAGGTCTGCGCGGTTCAGTTCTCATGTGATCTG AACTGGTACAGAGGCCTGGTCCAAACTTTAGCTGCTGACCAGAAGACGGCTAATATCCTTTACATTGACTTTGGCAATGAAGAGCATGTACCTGTGGATAGGATCAAGCCTCTGGCTGCTAATATCCAGCCATATTGTCCATGC GCAATGGAGTGCCATATCGCTGGGGTGGTCCCAGTGACTGGCAACTGGTCAGGCGAGTGCCGTGTATCAGTGAAACAGCTGTTGGTCGGCAAGATTGTGACTGTTAGACTGGTAGAATCACTAGAAAATGGCCGCATCCACGCTGTGGATATCCTGCTTTCAATGG GAAAGAAGTTGAGCACATTCCTCCTTGAGCAAGGTTATGCAGCAGAGGAAACAGTCAATGAAACACCAACTCTGCAAGAAATAA ATGCCATGGTAAGTGCATCCTTGGATAACTTCATGCGTCTCTCTGATGGGAAGGATGACAACACCTGGGCTCAGCCACCAGAGCCCCTGAAACTGGCAGTAGGGGACTCCTTCTCTGTTGTGGTTACTCATCTTCAGTCACCCAATGAAATTATTGTACAGAAGGTGGAGAACGCTG GAGTGATTCAGGAGTTGCAGCTGAAGCTGAGGGAACACTGCTGCCAGGCACCAGCCCCTCAGAACTTTAGGCCAGCCCCCGGCACAGTTTGCTGTGCCCAGTTCTCAG AGGACAAGCAGTGGTACAGGGCTAAAGTTCTGGCTTATGCATCAGAGGAACGCGTCTGTGTCGGCTACCTTGATTTTGGCAACTCTGAGGAGGTGGATTTAGGCAATCTGCAGCCTATCAACACTTTACTACTGGCCCTGCCCATGCAGGCTATGGCTTGTGGTTTAGCAG GGGTACAGCCTGTTGGGGAGAGCTGGTCAGAGGACTGCCTGCTGGCCCTGCAGCGAAGGGTATCGAACCGAATACTGCGCCTTAAGATCCAGGGAGCACATGAGGGCAAGGCTTTGGTAGCCATGATTGATGAGGCCAGTGATCCTCAGGCCAATGTAGCCGAGCTGTTGATCTCTGCAGGCTTCGCTGCACCTGCTCCTGTTCCCACCAGTAGTGACCAGCAGGCTGACAAGACAGCAACTGCTGCTGCGGAACCACCTGGTG TGCCGGCCCCAGCTTGTGAGCCTCTGGTGTGGTCTTTTAGTGAGCTTCCTTGTGACGGCCAGACAGTGGCACTGCTAGCCAGTGTTGTGGAGAACCCTCAAGAGTTTTACTGCCGCATCGACAATCCTACAG ACCATCAGCGGCTGATAGAACTCGGGGCTGAGTTGAAACAGCATTGTGCGGCAGAAGCCTCACCTTTTGTGCCCAAAGTGGGGGAGCCGTGTTGTGCCATGTTTCCAG GTAATAAAGAGTGGTATCGGGCTATAGTAAACGAGCTGTCTagagacgtgtctgtaaacTTCGTGGACTATGGTTATAGCATGAAAGTGGGAAAGGACCAAATTCGATCCATTACACCCCGACTCCTGATGCTACCCTTCCAGGCAATTCGCTGCTGgctcacag GTGTGGAGCCCCTGGGATCAGAGTGGAGCAGTGAAGCCCTGCTGTGGTTCCAGAGTCTGGTGGATGGCAAGCAGCTCTCTGCTCGTGTCCTTTGTGCCACTGAACAAGGCTATGGTATTGAGCTGGAGAGCAAAGGGCAGAATGTGGCAGCTGCCCTCATTTCTGAGCAACTAGCCAAAGTTCCTGGAGCGGTTCCCAAAGAGACACATGCAACCACAGGCTCTGAACAAAAACACCAAGAGAACATACAGGGAAATGAAAACAGCCAAATGCCTGTGCAAGCCTCCGACCAGACAGGAACCAGTTCCAAAAAGATTCCATCAGAAG CCCCATCTTTTCCAGTGGACTGGAAGACTGTGGAGCTGCCTCTCAACGACACCTTTCAGCCTTGCATTGCAGCCTTCACTAGTCCTTCCCTCTTCTACCTGCTCGTTCCCAGCCAGG TGGACCAGCAAAAGCTTCAGGAGGTGATGATGGAGCTGGTTGCCTATTGCAGCAACATTCGTGCTTCTTTATCCTCCACTGTCCTGAGCAGACCAGTTCCTGGAGCTGCCTGCTGTGCCCAGTTTTCTG ctgACAATAACTGGTACCGTGCAGTGGTCCTGGAGGTCGGTGAGAATGAGATGAGTGTCATCTATGCAGATTACGGCAACAGTGAGAAGGTGCCATTCTCCCGTGTCCTGCCCATCACCAAGCACCTGCTGCAGCTCCCCTTTCAGATCACTCGCTGCACCCTCACTG GTAAGGAACACTTCCCTGCAGAGTTGCCAGAGGAAGTGCTGCAGATGTTTCAAAGCCAGTTGTTGAATGGCGTCCTCGCCACTGTCCAGTCCTTCGACGACTCTGTTAACGTGCTATCACTCACTCTTCCCActgagaggggaggagggaacCTCAGCACCATGATCTTGGATACACTACAGAACCAGGCCAGTAGTAAACCTTGCTCCCCCACCACCCGGAAGGCTGACCAAACTGACAGCAGCACATCTACTGCCAGCCCTACAGTTGTTCCTGACTGCCCCCCGCCCATGGTCATACCGGAAACCCAAAAGGGGCTGAAACATACAACTGCTACCACCGGCATAACCATAATCCCAGAGCAGGAACCCCAGACTACCCAGCAGAAGACAAACACCTCTGCtg AAGATCCCGTACAGAAGATTATTGCGCAAATGGAGCCTCCATGCAAAATTG ATCCTCAGGCCCCTGGCTGCTGTTGTCAAAACCTGATGACTAAG ATTGACCACCTGGAGCATTTGGTGCAGCTGCAGCTTTCTCTCATAAAGCAGTTAGTGGGACAGACAAAATAA
- the vwa2 gene encoding von Willebrand factor A domain-containing protein 2 isoform X1: protein MWLGRPPSPYRVQDERRTLDRAGAGRSEVGMASRWGRCSPVGTRRLQTSAETKRSLDMHPENHLSLLLMLLLLQVQQGTSVQEIQTSHENIVKINSAGEMMQCSAAMDILFLMDGSYSVGKGSFERCKHYAIKLCQALDIGPDKVRVGLIQFGSTPRLEFALDTYTTKQELKKHMKKISHRGGSTQTGLALKYVLRKGFLGGRNSSTAAQVAILLTDGKSQGNAVQAAAQLKEMGVVLFAVGIRYPRWEELHALASEPMESHVFFAEHFDDAVNGLYTTLSTFSVCNATPAGCQVELFPCERKTLETVKELQGNYMCWKGSKGYSPYTSLCPYYRYNKVYTRYQTVCHRTICPDPCDSQPCLNGGTCVSEGPEGYHCVCPPGYGGDPHCAPALSLDCAVDLLFLVEGSATLSLEGFLRLKSFLKRFLHTVIGSDSPSKVGLAVFGGETRVEVSVDKFKGNLRGLVKTVEALQPIGGETRTGQALRYVTRHGFVSAPVFADVTDDLPRVVVLLTATPSVDDVVEPSKYARDREIFLIGVGPDFLRGQLNNITGNPQRTITYTPPEFSAKIPELKAKVCSVDTQGCLGQAVDLVFALDASGGVSPNNFATIRNFVRSLTVQFDINRDVAQVALVAYGRRATTVFNLDTHESGSAILKAVDDANYLGGVASAGAALLHIHSNVLTVAKGARPGVNKAVVMVTDGSGGDDAVVPAQKIRDNGVSVFVIGIGDIQKERLLQIAGSEEHMIAVSSYEDLKYFEDVLVQMLCSEVKKPVNLCKPNPCMNDGTCILSGGSFRCQCQGYEGPHCETRSSKNPSRGDLPRPAGLRKKSRQKKSHQELLHHYKLHRRTQAT from the exons ATGTGGCTTGGTCGCCCGCCGTCTCCATATCGTGTCCAGGATGAGAGGAGGACGTTAGACCGTGCTGGTGCAGGTAGATCAGAGGTGGGCATGGCGAGTAGGTGGGGTCGCTGCTCTCCTGTCGGGACCAGAAGGCTGCAGACCAGTGCGGAAACGAAGAG ATCTCTCGACATGCACCCTGAGAAccatctctccctcctcttaATGCTGCTGCTTCTTCAAG TCCAGCAGGGCACCTCAGTGCAGGAGATCCAAACCAGCCATGAAAATATCGTAAAGATCAACTCAGCAGGAGAAA TGATGCAGTGCTCAGCAGCCATGGATATCCTCTTCCTCATGGATGGCTCCTACAGCGTGGGGAAGGGCAGCTTTGAGAGGTGCAAACACTACGCAATCAAGCTCTGTCAAGCACTTGACATCGGACCAGACAag GTGCGAGTCGGCTTGATTCAGTTTGGTTCCACTCCTCGGCTGGAGTTCGCCCTGGACACATACACCACCAAACAAGAGCTCAAGAAGCACATGAAGAAGATTTCTCACAG GGGAGGCAGCACCCAGACAGGACTGGCTCTAAAGTATGTGCTGAGGAAAGGTTTCCTAGGTGGCCGTAACTCCTCCACTGCGGCCCAGGTCGCCATCCTCTTAACAGATGGGAAGTCTCAGGGCAACGCAGTTCAGGCAGCTGCGCAGCTCAAAGAGATGGGTGTGGTCTTGTTTGCCGTAGGCATTCGCTACCCCAG GTGGGAAGAGCTACATGCTTTGGCCAGTGAGCCGATGGAGAGCCACGTTTTCTTCGCAGAGCATTTCGACGATGCTGTCAATGGCCTGTACACCACACTGAGCACCTTCTCGGTTTGCAATGCCACACCTGCAG GCTGTCAGGTGGAGTTGTTTCCCTGTGAGAGGAAAACGTTGGAGACAGTGAAAGAGCTGCAGGGGAATTACATGTGTTGGAAAGGCTCCAAGGGGTATTCCCCATACACGTCTCTCTGTCCATACTACAG gtaCAACAAGGTGTACACGAGATACCAGACAGTCTGCCATCGGACTATTTGTCCAG ATCCCTGCGACTCTCAGCCCTGTTTGAATGGTGGCACATGTGTATCAGAAGGTCCAGAGGGTTACCACTGCGTATGCCCACCTGGCTATGGAGGAGACCCCCACTGTG CTCCGGCATTATCACTGGACTGCGCCGTAGACCTGCTGTTCCTGGTGGAGGGCTCGGCCACGCTCTCCTTGGAAGGCTTCCTCCGCCTTAAGTCCTTCTTAAAGCGCTTCCTGCACACTGTGATCGGGTCTGACAGCCCCAGTAAAGTCGGCCTGGCAGTGTTTGGTGGAGAGACCAGAGTCGAGGTCTCGGTGGATAAGTTCAAAGGCAACCTGAGGGGTCTGGTTAAGACTGTGGAGGCACTTCAACCAATCGGCGGCGAGACCCGGACAGGCCAGGCACTTCGCTACGTCACCCGTCACGGCTTCGTGAGCGCGCCAGTCTTTGCGGACGTTACAGACGACCTGCCCCGCGTGGTGGTGCTCCTCACTGCCACTCCTTCTGTGGACGATGTGGTAGAGCCCTCTAAATATGCACGAGACAGAGAGATCTTCCTGATAGGGGTGGGACCAGACTTCTTAAGGGGACAGCTGAATAATATTACAGGAAATCCCCAGAGGACTATCACCTACACACCACCTGAGTTCAGTGCCAAGATCCCTGAGCTCAAGGCTAAGGTCTGCAGTGTAGATACACAAG gttgTCTTGGCCAAGCAGTAGACCTGGTGTTTGCCCTGGATGCCTCAGGTGGTGTCAGCCCTAATAACTTTGCCACCATACGCAACTTTGTGCGCAGTCTCACCGTCCAGTTCGACATCAACCGTGACGTAGCTCAAGTGGCACTTGTGGCCTACGGTCGGAGGGCCACCACCGTCTTCAACCTGGACACCCATGAGAGCGGTTCTGCCATCCTCAAGGCGGTTGACGACGCCAACTACTTGGGTGGAGTGGCGTCAGCGGGCGCGGCTTTACTTCACATCCACTCCAACGTCCTGACGGTGGCCAAAGGTGCACGGCCCGGAGTCAACAAGGCTGTGGTGATGGTGACAGACGGTTCAGGTGGGGATGACGCTGTCGTTCCAGCTCAAAAGATCAGAGATAATGGAGTTTCAGTGTTTGTGATCGGTATCGGAGACATTCAGAAAGAGAGGCTGCTGCAGATTGCTGGTTCAGAGGAGCACATGATCGCGGTGTCGTCTTATGAAGATCTCAAGTACTTTGAGGATGTGCTGGTGCAGATGCTGTGTTCAG agGTTAAAAAGCCAGTTAACCTGTGCAAGCCCAACCCATGTATGAATGATGGGACCTGCATCCTGTCCGGAGGGAGCTTCCGCTGTCAGTGCCAAGGCTATGAAGGACCACACTGTGAAACAA GAAGCAGCAAGAATCCATCCAGAGGAGATCTCCCGAGGCCTGCTGGTCTCAGGAAGAAGAGCAGACAGAAGAAGAGTCACCAGGAGCTCCTGCATCACTACAAACTGCACCGTAGGACACAGGCAACCTGA
- the vwa2 gene encoding von Willebrand factor A domain-containing protein 2 isoform X2, with translation MHPENHLSLLLMLLLLQVQQGTSVQEIQTSHENIVKINSAGEMMQCSAAMDILFLMDGSYSVGKGSFERCKHYAIKLCQALDIGPDKVRVGLIQFGSTPRLEFALDTYTTKQELKKHMKKISHRGGSTQTGLALKYVLRKGFLGGRNSSTAAQVAILLTDGKSQGNAVQAAAQLKEMGVVLFAVGIRYPRWEELHALASEPMESHVFFAEHFDDAVNGLYTTLSTFSVCNATPAGCQVELFPCERKTLETVKELQGNYMCWKGSKGYSPYTSLCPYYRYNKVYTRYQTVCHRTICPDPCDSQPCLNGGTCVSEGPEGYHCVCPPGYGGDPHCAPALSLDCAVDLLFLVEGSATLSLEGFLRLKSFLKRFLHTVIGSDSPSKVGLAVFGGETRVEVSVDKFKGNLRGLVKTVEALQPIGGETRTGQALRYVTRHGFVSAPVFADVTDDLPRVVVLLTATPSVDDVVEPSKYARDREIFLIGVGPDFLRGQLNNITGNPQRTITYTPPEFSAKIPELKAKVCSVDTQGCLGQAVDLVFALDASGGVSPNNFATIRNFVRSLTVQFDINRDVAQVALVAYGRRATTVFNLDTHESGSAILKAVDDANYLGGVASAGAALLHIHSNVLTVAKGARPGVNKAVVMVTDGSGGDDAVVPAQKIRDNGVSVFVIGIGDIQKERLLQIAGSEEHMIAVSSYEDLKYFEDVLVQMLCSEVKKPVNLCKPNPCMNDGTCILSGGSFRCQCQGYEGPHCETRSSKNPSRGDLPRPAGLRKKSRQKKSHQELLHHYKLHRRTQAT, from the exons ATGCACCCTGAGAAccatctctccctcctcttaATGCTGCTGCTTCTTCAAG TCCAGCAGGGCACCTCAGTGCAGGAGATCCAAACCAGCCATGAAAATATCGTAAAGATCAACTCAGCAGGAGAAA TGATGCAGTGCTCAGCAGCCATGGATATCCTCTTCCTCATGGATGGCTCCTACAGCGTGGGGAAGGGCAGCTTTGAGAGGTGCAAACACTACGCAATCAAGCTCTGTCAAGCACTTGACATCGGACCAGACAag GTGCGAGTCGGCTTGATTCAGTTTGGTTCCACTCCTCGGCTGGAGTTCGCCCTGGACACATACACCACCAAACAAGAGCTCAAGAAGCACATGAAGAAGATTTCTCACAG GGGAGGCAGCACCCAGACAGGACTGGCTCTAAAGTATGTGCTGAGGAAAGGTTTCCTAGGTGGCCGTAACTCCTCCACTGCGGCCCAGGTCGCCATCCTCTTAACAGATGGGAAGTCTCAGGGCAACGCAGTTCAGGCAGCTGCGCAGCTCAAAGAGATGGGTGTGGTCTTGTTTGCCGTAGGCATTCGCTACCCCAG GTGGGAAGAGCTACATGCTTTGGCCAGTGAGCCGATGGAGAGCCACGTTTTCTTCGCAGAGCATTTCGACGATGCTGTCAATGGCCTGTACACCACACTGAGCACCTTCTCGGTTTGCAATGCCACACCTGCAG GCTGTCAGGTGGAGTTGTTTCCCTGTGAGAGGAAAACGTTGGAGACAGTGAAAGAGCTGCAGGGGAATTACATGTGTTGGAAAGGCTCCAAGGGGTATTCCCCATACACGTCTCTCTGTCCATACTACAG gtaCAACAAGGTGTACACGAGATACCAGACAGTCTGCCATCGGACTATTTGTCCAG ATCCCTGCGACTCTCAGCCCTGTTTGAATGGTGGCACATGTGTATCAGAAGGTCCAGAGGGTTACCACTGCGTATGCCCACCTGGCTATGGAGGAGACCCCCACTGTG CTCCGGCATTATCACTGGACTGCGCCGTAGACCTGCTGTTCCTGGTGGAGGGCTCGGCCACGCTCTCCTTGGAAGGCTTCCTCCGCCTTAAGTCCTTCTTAAAGCGCTTCCTGCACACTGTGATCGGGTCTGACAGCCCCAGTAAAGTCGGCCTGGCAGTGTTTGGTGGAGAGACCAGAGTCGAGGTCTCGGTGGATAAGTTCAAAGGCAACCTGAGGGGTCTGGTTAAGACTGTGGAGGCACTTCAACCAATCGGCGGCGAGACCCGGACAGGCCAGGCACTTCGCTACGTCACCCGTCACGGCTTCGTGAGCGCGCCAGTCTTTGCGGACGTTACAGACGACCTGCCCCGCGTGGTGGTGCTCCTCACTGCCACTCCTTCTGTGGACGATGTGGTAGAGCCCTCTAAATATGCACGAGACAGAGAGATCTTCCTGATAGGGGTGGGACCAGACTTCTTAAGGGGACAGCTGAATAATATTACAGGAAATCCCCAGAGGACTATCACCTACACACCACCTGAGTTCAGTGCCAAGATCCCTGAGCTCAAGGCTAAGGTCTGCAGTGTAGATACACAAG gttgTCTTGGCCAAGCAGTAGACCTGGTGTTTGCCCTGGATGCCTCAGGTGGTGTCAGCCCTAATAACTTTGCCACCATACGCAACTTTGTGCGCAGTCTCACCGTCCAGTTCGACATCAACCGTGACGTAGCTCAAGTGGCACTTGTGGCCTACGGTCGGAGGGCCACCACCGTCTTCAACCTGGACACCCATGAGAGCGGTTCTGCCATCCTCAAGGCGGTTGACGACGCCAACTACTTGGGTGGAGTGGCGTCAGCGGGCGCGGCTTTACTTCACATCCACTCCAACGTCCTGACGGTGGCCAAAGGTGCACGGCCCGGAGTCAACAAGGCTGTGGTGATGGTGACAGACGGTTCAGGTGGGGATGACGCTGTCGTTCCAGCTCAAAAGATCAGAGATAATGGAGTTTCAGTGTTTGTGATCGGTATCGGAGACATTCAGAAAGAGAGGCTGCTGCAGATTGCTGGTTCAGAGGAGCACATGATCGCGGTGTCGTCTTATGAAGATCTCAAGTACTTTGAGGATGTGCTGGTGCAGATGCTGTGTTCAG agGTTAAAAAGCCAGTTAACCTGTGCAAGCCCAACCCATGTATGAATGATGGGACCTGCATCCTGTCCGGAGGGAGCTTCCGCTGTCAGTGCCAAGGCTATGAAGGACCACACTGTGAAACAA GAAGCAGCAAGAATCCATCCAGAGGAGATCTCCCGAGGCCTGCTGGTCTCAGGAAGAAGAGCAGACAGAAGAAGAGTCACCAGGAGCTCCTGCATCACTACAAACTGCACCGTAGGACACAGGCAACCTGA